One Sodalis praecaptivus DNA segment encodes these proteins:
- the waaA gene encoding lipid IV(A) 3-deoxy-D-manno-octulosonic acid transferase: protein MIYNIIIYLIQPLVWIRLLWRSRKAPAYRRRWPERYGFCQGKVKPGGIMLHSVSVGETLAAIPLVRALRHRYPLLPITVTTMTPTGSERVQSAFGNDVHHVYLPYDLPGSMNRFLDRVNPKLVIIMETELWPNLIKALHRRSIPLVVANARLSARSAAGYKRFSGFVADIMRRITLIAAQNEEDGARFLELGLKKNQLAVTGSLKFDISVTPELAARALTLRRQWASRRPVWIATSTHDGEETLLLQAHRQLLANFPDLLLILVPRHPERFPAAREMTMKAGFSYIMRSSSEIPSASTQVVVGDSMGELMLLYGIADLAFVGGSLVARGGHNPLEAAAHAIPVLMGPHTLNFRDICSKLDEAGGLITVTDVPSLVNAVSTLLTDEDYRLYYGRHAVEVLHQNQGALQRLLNLLEPYLPQRSQ from the coding sequence ATGATCTACAACATAATCATATATTTAATCCAGCCGCTGGTGTGGATACGGTTATTATGGCGCAGTAGAAAAGCGCCCGCCTACCGCCGCCGCTGGCCCGAACGTTACGGCTTTTGCCAGGGCAAGGTGAAACCCGGCGGTATCATGCTGCATTCCGTGTCGGTAGGCGAGACGCTGGCGGCCATACCGCTGGTGCGCGCCCTGCGCCACCGCTACCCGTTGCTGCCTATTACCGTCACCACGATGACGCCCACCGGCTCCGAACGGGTACAGTCGGCGTTCGGCAATGATGTCCATCATGTCTACCTGCCCTATGATCTGCCCGGGTCGATGAACCGTTTCCTCGATCGGGTCAATCCCAAGCTGGTTATCATTATGGAAACCGAGCTGTGGCCAAACCTTATCAAGGCGCTGCACCGCCGCAGTATCCCGCTGGTGGTCGCCAACGCGCGCCTCTCGGCCCGCTCCGCCGCCGGTTATAAAAGGTTTAGCGGCTTTGTCGCCGACATCATGCGCCGCATTACCCTCATCGCGGCGCAAAACGAAGAGGATGGCGCACGCTTCCTCGAGCTTGGCCTGAAAAAGAACCAGCTGGCGGTCACCGGCAGCCTGAAATTCGATATTTCCGTGACCCCCGAGCTGGCGGCGCGGGCGCTTACTCTGCGCCGCCAGTGGGCGTCGCGGCGCCCGGTATGGATAGCCACCAGCACCCATGATGGTGAAGAAACGCTATTATTGCAGGCGCATCGCCAACTGCTGGCCAACTTTCCCGATCTGTTGCTTATCTTGGTCCCGCGCCACCCGGAGCGTTTTCCGGCGGCGCGGGAGATGACCATGAAGGCCGGCTTCAGTTACATCATGCGCAGCAGCAGTGAAATTCCGTCCGCCAGCACGCAGGTGGTGGTGGGCGATTCCATGGGCGAGCTGATGCTGCTGTACGGCATCGCCGACCTGGCGTTCGTCGGCGGCAGCCTGGTGGCGCGCGGCGGCCATAATCCCCTCGAAGCGGCGGCGCACGCCATTCCTGTGCTGATGGGGCCGCATACTTTGAATTTCCGCGATATTTGCAGCAAACTGGATGAAGCCGGCGGGTTGATTACCGTCACCGACGTGCCGTCGCTGGTCAACGCGGTGTCCACGTTGTTGACCGATGAGGACTATCGCCTGTATTACGGCCGTCACGCCGTCGAGGTTCTGCATCAGAACCAGGGCGCGCTGCAGCGCCTGCTGAATCTGCTTGAGCCTTATCTGCCGCAACGGAGCCAGTGA
- a CDS encoding glycosyltransferase family 2 protein: MSQRKRLSVVLITRNEAELLPDCLASVSWADEIVVLDAGSSDQTRHIAAQAGARVFQSTDWPGFGVQRQRAQAYASGDYILMLDADERVTPPLRRAIQEVLRQPDPELVYSCARRNLFLGRFMRHSGWYPDRVVRLYARERYRYNALPVHESLETSGAGIVALAGDLQHLTCRDLPAFQRKQLQYAEAWARERHRQGRRCGMLAIISHTYGAFLKTWLLRAGFLDGRQGWLLAVVNAQYTFNKYATLWALNHAERENDL, from the coding sequence ATGTCGCAAAGAAAGCGTCTGTCGGTGGTGCTCATTACCCGCAACGAGGCTGAGCTCCTGCCGGATTGCCTGGCGTCGGTAAGCTGGGCCGATGAAATCGTGGTGCTGGATGCCGGCAGCAGTGACCAAACGCGCCATATCGCCGCGCAGGCGGGCGCACGCGTTTTCCAGTCCACAGACTGGCCGGGCTTCGGTGTACAGCGCCAGCGGGCACAGGCCTATGCTAGCGGCGATTATATTCTGATGCTTGACGCCGACGAGCGCGTCACGCCGCCGCTGCGCCGGGCGATTCAGGAGGTGCTGCGACAGCCCGACCCGGAGTTGGTCTACAGCTGCGCGCGGCGCAATCTGTTTCTTGGCCGCTTTATGCGCCACAGCGGCTGGTACCCTGACCGGGTGGTGCGGCTGTATGCGCGCGAGCGCTATCGCTACAACGCGCTACCGGTACATGAATCCCTTGAGACCAGCGGCGCCGGCATCGTTGCCCTGGCGGGTGATTTACAGCATCTGACGTGCCGCGATTTGCCGGCTTTTCAGCGTAAACAGCTGCAGTACGCCGAAGCCTGGGCGCGGGAACGCCATCGCCAGGGGCGGCGATGCGGCATGTTGGCCATTATTAGCCATACCTATGGTGCTTTCCTTAAAACCTGGCTGCTGCGCGCCGGTTTTCTGGACGGCAGACAGGGCTGGTTGCTTGCGGTGGTGAACGCACAATATACTTTCAATAAATACGCCACGCTGTGGGCCTTAAACCACGCCGAGAGGGAAAATGACCTATGA
- the coaD gene encoding pantetheine-phosphate adenylyltransferase, with protein MTTKAIYPGTFDPLTNGHLDLVTRAAQMFDGVVLAIAASPSKRPLFDLHERVALATQVTAHLPNVTVTGFSDLMADFARQQQANILIRGVRAMTDVEYEMQLAKMNRHLMPTLETVFMIPAEAWSYISSTLVKEVALHGGDVDHFLPAPIAKEVRARLHP; from the coding sequence ATGACCACCAAAGCCATCTATCCCGGCACCTTCGATCCGCTGACCAATGGCCATCTGGATTTAGTGACCCGCGCCGCGCAGATGTTTGATGGCGTCGTGCTGGCGATCGCCGCCAGCCCCAGTAAACGGCCGCTGTTTGATTTGCATGAACGGGTGGCGCTGGCAACCCAGGTGACGGCCCACCTGCCCAATGTGACGGTCACCGGCTTTAGCGATTTGATGGCCGATTTTGCTCGCCAGCAGCAGGCAAATATCCTCATCCGCGGCGTACGTGCGATGACGGATGTCGAATATGAGATGCAACTGGCAAAAATGAATCGTCATTTGATGCCGACGCTCGAGACCGTGTTTATGATCCCCGCCGAAGCCTGGTCTTATATCTCCTCCACGCTGGTGAAAGAGGTGGCGCTGCACGGCGGCGATGTAGATCACTTTTTGCCCGCGCCTATCGCCAAAGAGGTCCGGGCACGGCTGCACCCCTAA
- the mutM gene encoding bifunctional DNA-formamidopyrimidine glycosylase/DNA-(apurinic or apyrimidinic site) lyase — protein sequence MPELPEVETSRRGIEPWVAGQTILRAEVRNARLRWPVDEEIIALRDRRVLSVQRRAKYLLLELDQGWIIIHLGMSGRLRVLPQPQPPEKHDHVDLVISNGCVIRYTDPRRFGAWLWSDNLLTSRVLAHLGPEPLSDEFDGRWLYEKSRNKRTPIKPWLMDNKLVVGVGNIYASESLFVAGILPGRAANSLSEDDAALLAQSIKAVLLRSIEQGGTTLRDFLQSDGKPGYFVQELQVYGRAGEPCRACGTPIQAAKHGQRSTFFCPQCQH from the coding sequence ATGCCGGAATTACCGGAAGTGGAAACCAGCCGCCGAGGGATTGAACCTTGGGTCGCGGGGCAGACGATTCTGCGGGCGGAGGTGCGTAATGCGCGGCTGCGCTGGCCGGTGGACGAAGAGATTATCGCGCTGCGGGACAGGCGGGTACTGAGCGTACAGCGCCGGGCGAAATATCTGCTGTTGGAGCTGGATCAGGGCTGGATCATTATCCATCTCGGTATGTCGGGACGTTTGCGGGTGCTGCCGCAGCCGCAGCCGCCTGAAAAGCACGATCATGTCGATCTGGTCATTAGCAACGGCTGTGTCATCCGCTATACCGATCCGCGGCGTTTTGGCGCCTGGCTATGGAGCGATAATCTGCTCACCAGCCGCGTGCTGGCTCACCTGGGGCCTGAACCGCTCAGCGACGAGTTTGACGGCCGCTGGCTGTACGAGAAGTCGCGCAATAAACGCACGCCGATCAAGCCGTGGCTGATGGATAATAAGCTGGTGGTTGGCGTCGGCAATATTTACGCCAGCGAATCGCTGTTCGTCGCCGGCATTTTGCCCGGCCGCGCCGCCAATTCCTTAAGCGAAGATGACGCTGCGCTGCTGGCGCAGAGCATCAAGGCGGTATTGCTGCGCTCGATTGAGCAGGGTGGCACCACGCTGCGAGATTTCCTGCAGTCAGACGGCAAGCCGGGCTATTTTGTGCAAGAGCTGCAGGTTTACGGCCGGGCGGGCGAACCCTGCCGAGCGTGCGGAACGCCGATACAGGCCGCCAAGCACGGCCAGCGAAGCACGTTTTTCTGCCCCCAATGTCAGCACTGA
- the rpmG gene encoding 50S ribosomal protein L33, with translation MAKGVREKIKLVSSAGTGHFYTTTKNKRTKPEKMELKKFDPVVRQHVIYKEAKIK, from the coding sequence ATGGCTAAGGGTGTTCGCGAGAAGATCAAGCTGGTTTCTTCTGCTGGTACTGGTCACTTCTATACCACCACGAAGAACAAGCGTACCAAACCTGAAAAGATGGAATTGAAAAAATTCGATCCGGTTGTACGCCAGCATGTGATTTACAAAGAAGCCAAAATCAAATAA
- the rpmB gene encoding 50S ribosomal protein L28, with protein MSRVCQVTGKRPVSGNNRSHAMNATKRRFLPNLHSHRFWVESEKRFVTLRVSAKGMRVIDKKGIETVLADLRVRGEKY; from the coding sequence ATGTCCCGAGTCTGCCAAGTTACTGGCAAGCGCCCGGTGAGCGGCAACAACCGCTCCCACGCAATGAATGCGACCAAACGCCGTTTTCTGCCTAACCTGCACTCTCACCGTTTTTGGGTTGAGAGCGAAAAACGCTTTGTCACGCTGCGCGTATCTGCTAAAGGTATGCGTGTAATCGATAAGAAGGGCATCGAAACGGTTTTGGCCGATCTCCGTGTCCGCGGTGAGAAGTATTAA
- the radC gene encoding RadC family protein has protein sequence MEKVSNKSWPSTLAPREKLIAHGPDALTDIELLALFLRTGTRGKHVLQFAEELLAQFGSFDKLMTADHQTLSATYGLGVSKCTQLRAIGEMAQRIFRSHLMREDAMTSPDMARRYLQQILVCREREVFVVMFLDNRNRLINHQELFQGTVNSVEVHPREIVRAALKINAAAIILAHNHPSGNAEPSRADREVTARVVKACLFLDIRVLDHLVIGAGEMVSFAEKGWL, from the coding sequence ATGGAAAAGGTGAGTAACAAAAGCTGGCCATCAACGCTGGCACCGCGTGAGAAGTTGATTGCCCACGGTCCCGACGCGCTGACGGACATTGAATTACTGGCGCTGTTTTTGCGCACCGGCACTCGGGGAAAACATGTGCTGCAGTTCGCGGAAGAACTGCTGGCGCAGTTCGGTTCGTTCGATAAATTGATGACTGCCGACCACCAAACCCTGAGCGCCACGTACGGTCTGGGGGTCTCAAAATGTACGCAGCTGCGGGCGATTGGCGAAATGGCGCAGCGCATTTTTCGTTCGCATCTGATGCGCGAGGATGCAATGACCAGCCCGGATATGGCCCGGCGTTACCTGCAGCAAATTCTGGTGTGCCGGGAAAGAGAGGTGTTTGTAGTCATGTTTCTCGACAACCGCAATCGCCTTATCAATCACCAGGAGTTGTTTCAAGGTACGGTGAACAGCGTAGAGGTCCATCCGCGGGAAATTGTCCGCGCGGCGCTCAAGATCAATGCGGCGGCGATTATTTTGGCGCACAATCATCCCTCTGGTAACGCTGAACCGAGCCGAGCCGACCGCGAAGTAACGGCACGGGTGGTTAAAGCCTGCCTGTTTCTCGATATCAGGGTGCTGGACCATCTGGTTATCGGCGCGGGGGAAATGGTTTCTTTTGCCGAAAAAGGTTGGCTGTAA
- the coaBC gene encoding bifunctional phosphopantothenoylcysteine decarboxylase/phosphopantothenate--cysteine ligase CoaBC, whose amino-acid sequence MTGLAGKHIVLGVSGGIAAYKAPELVRRLRERGAEVRVVMTAAAKAFITPLSLQAVSGYPVADDLLDPAAEAAMGHIELAKWADLVLLAPATADLLARLAAGMANDLLTTLCLATAAPVAAAPAMNQQMYRAAATQANLTTLSGRGVLLWGPDSGSQACGDIGPGRMPDPLVLVDHVAQHFTPDRSLSHLNIMITAGPTREALDPVRFLSNHSSGKMGFAIARAAAAKGARVTLIAGPVSLPTPADVERIDVTSALEMQDAVMRTIHQQHIFIGCAAVADYRASRFSPEKIKKQGDDLMITLIKNPDIVAAVGALTKQRPYVVGFAAETHNMEEYARQKRINKQMDLICANDVSQTGQGFNSDNNALHLFWQDGETLLPLSDKSLLAQQLIDEIVSRYDEKNRR is encoded by the coding sequence ATGACGGGACTGGCCGGTAAACATATTGTTCTGGGCGTAAGCGGCGGCATCGCCGCCTACAAGGCCCCCGAACTGGTGCGCCGTTTGCGCGAGCGGGGTGCCGAGGTGCGCGTGGTGATGACGGCGGCAGCAAAGGCGTTTATTACCCCCTTGAGCCTGCAGGCGGTATCGGGCTATCCGGTGGCGGACGACCTGCTGGATCCCGCCGCAGAGGCGGCGATGGGCCATATTGAACTGGCAAAATGGGCCGATCTGGTGCTGCTGGCGCCCGCGACCGCCGATCTGCTGGCGCGCCTGGCGGCGGGAATGGCCAACGATCTGCTCACCACGCTCTGCCTGGCGACGGCGGCCCCCGTCGCGGCGGCGCCGGCCATGAACCAACAAATGTACCGGGCGGCGGCCACGCAGGCGAACCTGACCACGTTGAGCGGCCGCGGCGTGCTGCTGTGGGGACCCGACAGCGGCAGCCAGGCCTGCGGCGATATCGGCCCGGGGCGGATGCCCGATCCGCTGGTGCTGGTGGACCACGTGGCGCAGCATTTCACCCCCGATCGCTCGCTAAGTCACCTCAATATCATGATAACCGCCGGGCCGACCCGAGAAGCGCTGGATCCGGTACGTTTTCTCAGTAATCACAGCTCGGGCAAGATGGGCTTCGCCATCGCCCGCGCCGCCGCGGCCAAAGGCGCGCGGGTCACGCTGATAGCGGGCCCGGTCTCCCTGCCAACGCCTGCGGATGTGGAGCGTATCGACGTGACCAGCGCGCTGGAGATGCAGGATGCGGTCATGCGCACCATCCACCAACAACACATTTTTATCGGCTGCGCGGCGGTGGCGGACTACCGCGCCAGCCGTTTTTCACCGGAAAAAATCAAAAAACAGGGCGATGACCTGATGATCACCCTGATTAAAAATCCTGATATTGTGGCGGCCGTGGGCGCACTAACCAAACAACGTCCCTACGTCGTCGGATTTGCCGCCGAAACCCACAATATGGAAGAATACGCCCGGCAAAAGCGTATCAATAAGCAAATGGATTTGATTTGCGCCAATGACGTTTCCCAAACCGGCCAAGGGTTTAACAGTGATAACAATGCGTTGCATCTGTTCTGGCAGGATGGGGAAACCCTGTTACCTCTGAGCGATAAATCACTGCTCGCTCAACAACTAATTGACGAGATTGTCAGCCGTTATGATGAAAAAAATCGACGTTAA
- the dut gene encoding dUTP diphosphatase, producing MMKKIDVKILDRRIGDRFPLPAYATTGSAGLDLRACIDEPVVLAPGETTLIPTGLAIHIADTHLAAVILPRSGLGHKHGIVLGNLVGLIDSDYQGPLMVSVWNRGQDIFTVEPGERMAQMVFVPVVQAEFNLVESFDTSERGEGGFGHSGRQ from the coding sequence ATGATGAAAAAAATCGACGTTAAGATCCTGGACCGCCGCATTGGCGATCGTTTCCCGCTGCCGGCTTACGCCACCACGGGGTCCGCCGGTCTGGATTTACGCGCTTGTATCGATGAGCCGGTGGTGCTGGCGCCGGGTGAAACCACCTTGATCCCGACCGGGCTGGCGATTCACATTGCCGATACCCATCTGGCGGCGGTTATCCTGCCGCGATCCGGTCTGGGTCATAAGCACGGTATTGTGTTGGGCAATCTGGTGGGGCTTATCGATTCGGACTACCAAGGGCCGCTGATGGTCTCGGTCTGGAACCGCGGCCAGGACATTTTCACCGTTGAACCGGGGGAGCGCATGGCGCAAATGGTCTTTGTGCCGGTCGTGCAGGCGGAGTTTAACCTGGTGGAATCCTTCGATACCAGCGAACGCGGCGAGGGGGGCTTCGGCCACTCCGGGCGACAATAG
- the slmA gene encoding nucleoid occlusion factor SlmA, whose product MAEKENTKRNRREEILQALAQMLESSDGSQRITTAKLAANVGVSEAALYRHFPSKTRMFDSLIEFIEDSLISRINLILQDEKETLNRLRLILLLILGFAERNPGLTRIMSGHALMFEQDRLQGRINQLYERIEVQLRQVLRERKLREGEAFELDESLLASQLLAFCEGMLSRFVRTEFKYRPTQEFELRWPLLVAQLH is encoded by the coding sequence ATGGCAGAAAAAGAGAATACGAAACGCAACCGCCGCGAGGAGATTCTGCAGGCATTGGCACAGATGCTTGAATCCAGCGACGGCAGCCAACGTATTACCACCGCAAAACTGGCAGCCAATGTTGGCGTTTCGGAAGCCGCGCTTTACCGCCACTTTCCCAGCAAAACCCGGATGTTTGACAGCCTTATCGAATTTATCGAGGACAGTCTGATTAGCCGGATTAATTTGATCCTACAAGATGAGAAAGAGACTCTGAATCGGCTTCGTCTGATATTGTTGTTGATTTTAGGCTTTGCCGAACGAAATCCGGGTCTTACGCGCATTATGAGCGGCCACGCGCTAATGTTTGAACAAGACCGACTTCAAGGGCGCATCAATCAGTTGTATGAGCGTATCGAAGTGCAGCTGCGCCAGGTATTGCGCGAGCGCAAACTGCGCGAAGGGGAAGCGTTTGAGCTGGATGAGTCGCTGCTCGCCAGCCAGCTGCTGGCTTTTTGCGAAGGCATGCTGTCGCGCTTTGTGCGTACTGAATTCAAATACCGGCCCACGCAGGAGTTCGAGCTGCGTTGGCCGCTTTTGGTGGCGCAGCTCCACTGA